From the genome of Nakamurella flavida:
ACCGAGGAACTCCGAGATGGACAGGTTGAGATCGGCCCGGCGACGGTCCTCGCGCAGGGCCAGCTTGTCGCGGTCGTCCTGCCGGTTCTGCGCCAGCAGGATCAACGGCGCCGCGTACGACGCCTGCAGGCTGAGCAGCAGGGTCAGGAACGTGAAGGTGTACGGGTCGAAACGCAGGGCCTCGGGCCCGACGAAGTTCCAGACCACCCACGCGACGATGAACGCCGACATCTGCAGGAGGAACGTCGGGGTGCCCATGTACCGGGCGAACGCTTCGCTGAGCTTGCCGAACGTCTCGGAATCGGGCCTGCGCAGCAGCGGGCGCCGGCCGATGCTCGGTCGATCGAGGTTCTCCGATGGCGACATGTCACTCCCTTCAGCGTTCCGGCGCGACGGCGCCCGAACCCTGACGATGTCACGACCCGGGCATCCCCACGGTCACCCCGGCCCGCCGGCGGGCCCGACTCAGCCGACGTCGGCGACCGCGCGCAGTGCCTCGGGCAGGGTGAACGCCCCGGCGTAGAGCGCCTTGCCGACGATGGCGCCCTCGACGCCGGCATCGGTGAGCCCGGCCAGTGCGACGAGATCGTCCAGGCTGGACACCCCACCGGAGGCGACCACCGGGGCCGTCGTCACCGCGCACACCTGGGCGAGCAGCTCGAGGTTCGGGCCGCGCAGGGTGCCGTCCTTGGTGACGTCGGTGACGACGTACCGGGAGCAACCCTGCTCGTCGAGCCGGCCGAGGACATCCCAGAGGTCGCCGCCGTCCTGCGTCCAGCCCCGGGCGGCGAGCGTGCTGCCGCGCACGTCCAACCCGACAGCGACCTTGTCGCCGTACTTCTCGATGATCCGTGCACACCACTCCGGCTGCTCGAGGGCCGCGGTGCCGATGTTCACCCGCGTGCACCCGGTGGCCAGCGCGGCCTCCAGGGAGGCGTCGTCACGGATGCCGCCGGACAGCTCCACCCGGACGTCCAGGGTGCGGACGACCTCGGCGAGCAGCTCGGCGTTGGACCCACGTCCGAAGGCCGCGTCCAGGTCGACCAGGTGGATCCACTCGGCGCCGTCCCGCTGCCAGGCCAACGCGGCGTCCAGCGGAGAGCCGTAGGTGGTCTCGGTGCCGGCCCGGCCCTGCACCAGCCGGACGGCTTGGCCGTCCGCGACGTCGACGGCGGGCAGGAGTTCCAGTCTGGAGTCGGTCACGGGCGACAACCCTACGGGCTCAGCCCACCCGGTCGGCGACACCCCGGACGTACGCGGCCTGGCCTGCGTGCTGCAGATCGTCGTTCAGCACGCTGACCAGCCGGACGGCCAGGGTCACCGGCGGGTCCCAGGCCTCGTCGACGACGCGGTCGAGGTCGGCGTCGGTCAGCGTGGCCAGGTAGGCGGTGGTGCGCTCGTGGACGGCGTCGAGGTAGCCCAGCAGCAGGTCCGCCGACGGTCGGACGGCAGCCACCTCGTCGGCGTCCTGGCCGTAACCGATGGCGTCGTCGTCGAACGGCAACGCGAACCGGGTCGCCCACCCGTCCGCGGTCCACACCTGCTCGTGGCCGGCCACCCCGGCGATGTGGTCGTCCTGCACCCGGGTGAGATGCCAGACCAGCCAGCCGACGGTGTTGGCCGCCGGGTCCGGCCGGTAGGTCAGCACCTCGGGCTCGACGCCGCTCAGCACGGCGTGCACGGTGGAGTGGACGCGCCCGAAGGCGTCGGTCAGCAGCTCTGCGGTGGTGGTCACGGCTCGATCCTGCACCTGCACCGCGCCGGACAGGCGTGCCGGGGCCGGTTCAGCGGTCGGGGTCGACCCGGTCCGGCAGGTCCATCACCCGCCGCCCGGTCGCGATCTCGTGGGTCTGGTCCTCCAACCACACGCGCAGCAGCAGCGCCGTCCAGGTGCGGTACGGCCGCCAACCGTCCGCGACGGCACGCAGCGCGTCCAGGCTCGGGTCCTCACCCAGGTCGTAGAGCGCGGCCATGGCGCGGTGCAGGCGCTTCTCGTGGGCCGGGAAGACATCGGGGTGCCCGGCGCCGCGGAGCAGGACGAGTTCGGCGGAGAACGGGCCGACGCCCGGCAGAGCCCGCAGATGCGTCAGGGCTTCCTCCACCGGCAGGGCGCGGAGTTCCGCGGCATCCAGCAGACCCTCGTCGGCGGCCCGACCCAGGGCCCGGAGCTGGTCGATCTTGCGGCCGGTCAGTCCGGGGAACTCCCCCAGCTCCGCGAGCCGGCCGGGCGCCGGGAAGGCCGGCAGCGTCCGGTCGCCGAAGTCCATCGTCTCGCCGAGTCGTTCGGCGATCCTGGTCCGGATCACCGCGGCCTGGGTCATCCGGATGCGCTGCCCGATGATCGCCCATGCCGCGGCCTCGTACGGACTGTGGAACTGCACCGGCCGGAGACCCGGGCGACGTCGCTGCAGCTCCCCCACCACGGGGTCGTGCTCACCGACGGCGAGGAAACCGGTGCCGTCGACGTCCAGGGCGAGGATCCGTTCGACCTGCCCGCGGACGTCCGCCGGCGACACCCCGCCCGGGTCGGCGACCACCCGGGCGATGACGTCAGCGCCGTCCTGGGTGACCCGCACCCCCACGGCCGACCCGCCGCGGTCCGCCGGGAAGGCGAGATCCAGGCGCGGCTCGTCACCACCGCCCTGGCCGGCCGGGAACTCCTCGGAGAAGCGTGCGGCGGCGCCCAGCGAGAACGGCCCGCGGGCCCGCATCCGCAGGATCACGGGGATACCGGTCACGACCGGCCCTGGAATCGTGACGGCGACGAGATCGGGTCGGGTGACGGTCACGGGGTTCCTCCGGGAGGTCGTCTGCATGTCAGGGTATTGACTTCCGACACCGTATGTCAGACTTCTGACATGATGCAAGAGCAGCTCGGCCCGGTGGAGGACGCGGTGGGGTACGTCCTCAAGGAGTCCGCGGTGGCCCTGCGGAACGCGATGGACGCCGCGCTCCGGCCGCTGCAGCTGAGCACCCCCCAGTACTCCTGCCTGGAGCTGCTCGGGCAACGGCCGGCCCAGTCCAACGCCGAGCTGGCCCGGGGCACGTTCGTCACCCGGCAGTCGATGAACGTGGTGTTGCAGGGACTGGAACGCGACGGCCTGGTCACCCGTCCCGCCACCGCCGCCCGCGGCCGCGAACTGCCGGCCGCACTCACCGATGCGGGGCGGGACCGACTGTGCGAAGCCAGTTCTGCGGTCCGCGAGGTCCAGGAGCGGATGTGCGCGGGGCTCACCGCGGAGCGGCAGCGCATCCTGCTCGAAGTTCTCCGGATGTTCCGCGACAACCTGGCCGAGCCGGCCTGATCCGAGGTGGGTCAGGCGGCGTGGGCCCGGCACCAGTAGGCCTGGGTGCTGCGGCCGACCCGGGCGACGACGAGGGTGGCGGCGGTCGTCGTCGGCCCCTTCAGCGCGGGCCGGAGCCGGACGCGCAGCGCGTCGGGGACGACCGCGGTGCCGCGCTGCTTGATCTCCAGGGTGCCGACGCCGTCCCGTCGGCACCAACCGGCCACCGTGCGTTCGGTGAACGGAGCGGTGTCCAGCACCTCGAACGCGCGGGTGCCCGGCGGCGGGGTGTTCCCCGTGAGATAGGCCAGATGCGAGTCGAGCTGCCACAGTCCGTGACGGAAGGCGTAGTGCCGCACCAGGTGTGCCCGCACGACGGCGCCGTCGGGGTCGACGATCCAGCGTCCCGGCGGGCCCACCGGGACGTCGTCCGGCTCGTCGGTGTCGATCTGCCAGCCGGGGCCGTCGCTGGTGAGCACGCTGGCCCGCCGGCGGACGGTGGCCAGTTCGACCGGCCACAGCACCGCCTCGCGCACCGCCCCGTCGAGCGAGACCACCTCGACCTCGCCGGGGCGGTCCAGCGCGTCGTAGTCGACCCCCGGCGGGAGCCGCAGCACCGGCGGCCGACCCGTCCAGGCCGCCTCCAGATCCGCCACCGGCGGAAGGGTGTCGACGGTGGTGATGCGGCGGCCGCCGCCGCGCCGGCCCGGGTCGGCGTACGGCAGCAGACCGCGGGTGGTGCGGGTGCGGGCGTCCGCACGCACCAGCAGGACACCCTCGGCCCCCGAGGTGCGGTCGAGGTTGTGCCGGGCCATGGCCAGACGGACGGGGTCCACGTCGGATCCGACCACCACCGGACTCGTGGCGGCGAGGGTGATGAGTTCCGTGCCGATCGAGCAGGTCACGTCGTGGACGGGCACGCCGGCGAGACGGTCGGCGCGGTGCCGGGCCACCGGGAGCGGGCTGGCCTGCTGCAGGGCCTCGTCGGTGAACAGCCAGTCGGCCGCGAGGTCACCGAGCTTGAGCTGCGCCCTCCGGCGCAGGCGGATCGTCTCGGCCACCGGCGCCGCACGCTCGCCGACATCACGCCGGAGCCGGGACAGATCGGCGATCAGGGTCGCGTCGGTCAGCGGCAGATCCCGTGCCCCGACCATCGCACGCTCGCCGGCCGGACCGGTCAGGAAGGCGACGTCGTCGAGCGAGAAGTCGTACGACATGGAGGATCTCGCCGGGAGCCGACGGTCGCGCCGGGATCAGCGGGCGGCGTAGGCGAAGTACCGGCCGTCCTGGCGGTCGAGTCGCAGCGTCATGCCGAAGGTCTCGGCCAACGTCTCCTCGGTGAGCGCCCGCTCGATCGGGCCGGCGGCGACCACCCGGCCCGCCTTCATCAGCATCACATGGCTGAAGTCCAGCGGGATCTCCTCGACGTGGTGGGTGACCAGGATGGTGGTCGGGCCGGACGGGTCGACGGCCAACCGGGACAGCCGGGCCAGCAGATCCTCGCGGCCCCCCAGATCGAGCCCGGCGGTGGGCTCGTCGAGCAGTAGCAACTCAGGGTCGGCCATCAACGCGCGAGCGGCGAGGGTCCGCTTGCGCTCCCCCTCCGAGAGGGTGCCGTAGGTGCGGTCACCGAGCGCGGCCACGCCCATCGCGTCCATCAGCTCCTGCGCGCGGGCGAAGTCCAGGGCGTCGTACTCCTCGCGCCACCGGCCGAGCACGCCGTACCCGGCGGAGACGACGACGTCGCGCACCTTCTCGGTGGGGTCCACCCGCGACGCCAGGGCGGCGGAGGACACCCCGATGCGGGGTCGGATCTGGTTCACGTCGACCGCGCCGAGCCGCTCGCCCAGCACGTGCACGCGGCCGGAGGTGGGGTGCAGGGCAGCCGCCGCGAGCTG
Proteins encoded in this window:
- a CDS encoding DUF1003 domain-containing protein, translating into MSPSENLDRPSIGRRPLLRRPDSETFGKLSEAFARYMGTPTFLLQMSAFIVAWVVWNFVGPEALRFDPYTFTFLTLLLSLQASYAAPLILLAQNRQDDRDKLALREDRRRADLNLSISEFLGRELAEIRVSTGAAPTRGFIRENARENLAPVTDIAHRLDRMEAQLDAMHTLLTASQRRG
- the priA gene encoding bifunctional 1-(5-phosphoribosyl)-5-((5-phosphoribosylamino)methylideneamino)imidazole-4-carboxamide isomerase/phosphoribosylanthranilate isomerase PriA — protein: MTDSRLELLPAVDVADGQAVRLVQGRAGTETTYGSPLDAALAWQRDGAEWIHLVDLDAAFGRGSNAELLAEVVRTLDVRVELSGGIRDDASLEAALATGCTRVNIGTAALEQPEWCARIIEKYGDKVAVGLDVRGSTLAARGWTQDGGDLWDVLGRLDEQGCSRYVVTDVTKDGTLRGPNLELLAQVCAVTTAPVVASGGVSSLDDLVALAGLTDAGVEGAIVGKALYAGAFTLPEALRAVADVG
- a CDS encoding mycothiol transferase produces the protein MTTTAELLTDAFGRVHSTVHAVLSGVEPEVLTYRPDPAANTVGWLVWHLTRVQDDHIAGVAGHEQVWTADGWATRFALPFDDDAIGYGQDADEVAAVRPSADLLLGYLDAVHERTTAYLATLTDADLDRVVDEAWDPPVTLAVRLVSVLNDDLQHAGQAAYVRGVADRVG
- a CDS encoding DNA-3-methyladenine glycosylase family protein yields the protein MRARGPFSLGAAARFSEEFPAGQGGGDEPRLDLAFPADRGGSAVGVRVTQDGADVIARVVADPGGVSPADVRGQVERILALDVDGTGFLAVGEHDPVVGELQRRRPGLRPVQFHSPYEAAAWAIIGQRIRMTQAAVIRTRIAERLGETMDFGDRTLPAFPAPGRLAELGEFPGLTGRKIDQLRALGRAADEGLLDAAELRALPVEEALTHLRALPGVGPFSAELVLLRGAGHPDVFPAHEKRLHRAMAALYDLGEDPSLDALRAVADGWRPYRTWTALLLRVWLEDQTHEIATGRRVMDLPDRVDPDR
- a CDS encoding MarR family winged helix-turn-helix transcriptional regulator, producing the protein MMQEQLGPVEDAVGYVLKESAVALRNAMDAALRPLQLSTPQYSCLELLGQRPAQSNAELARGTFVTRQSMNVVLQGLERDGLVTRPATAARGRELPAALTDAGRDRLCEASSAVREVQERMCAGLTAERQRILLEVLRMFRDNLAEPA
- a CDS encoding class I SAM-dependent methyltransferase, with the translated sequence MSYDFSLDDVAFLTGPAGERAMVGARDLPLTDATLIADLSRLRRDVGERAAPVAETIRLRRRAQLKLGDLAADWLFTDEALQQASPLPVARHRADRLAGVPVHDVTCSIGTELITLAATSPVVVGSDVDPVRLAMARHNLDRTSGAEGVLLVRADARTRTTRGLLPYADPGRRGGGRRITTVDTLPPVADLEAAWTGRPPVLRLPPGVDYDALDRPGEVEVVSLDGAVREAVLWPVELATVRRRASVLTSDGPGWQIDTDEPDDVPVGPPGRWIVDPDGAVVRAHLVRHYAFRHGLWQLDSHLAYLTGNTPPPGTRAFEVLDTAPFTERTVAGWCRRDGVGTLEIKQRGTAVVPDALRVRLRPALKGPTTTAATLVVARVGRSTQAYWCRAHAA
- a CDS encoding ABC transporter ATP-binding protein — protein: MTSASRIPRPSLVPGPESVVHLLQATVRRGEAVLLDAVNWDVQADERWVVLGPNGAGKTTLLQLAAAALHPTSGRVHVLGERLGAVDVNQIRPRIGVSSAALASRVDPTEKVRDVVVSAGYGVLGRWREEYDALDFARAQELMDAMGVAALGDRTYGTLSEGERKRTLAARALMADPELLLLDEPTAGLDLGGREDLLARLSRLAVDPSGPTTILVTHHVEEIPLDFSHVMLMKAGRVVAAGPIERALTEETLAETFGMTLRLDRQDGRYFAYAAR